A portion of the Phyllopteryx taeniolatus isolate TA_2022b chromosome 15, UOR_Ptae_1.2, whole genome shotgun sequence genome contains these proteins:
- the ccdc82 gene encoding coiled-coil domain-containing protein 82, which translates to MERLYKRKMFASMRKTKTDLSKKRQIGLPASILDDTDEGSFSSSSSSSGSQSDFHSSPEEDSEQEEWQRSESGATSSDDSRSVTRRKRSFLGGDETSSSSSSSSSSSTAKERDDDDDDGGGGGGHDAGEKEATTQPKRMVQPRKRCRVQRHDDSDSDRADEKRREEEEKAKRRQRHNKLLALSRRMKARLPSRRRNRVKQPEDESKEVEDGAHGEEDGGNNGKAEASGGDGAEKEEEEEKEEEAVKE; encoded by the exons ATGGAGCGCTTGTACAAGCGCAAAATGTTCGCTTCGATGCGCAAAACCAAGACGGACCTGTCCAAGAAGCGGCAGATCGGTCTGCCCGCCTCCATCCTGGACGACACTGACGAgggctccttctcctcttcgtcgtcgtcgtccggtTCCCAGTCCGACTTCCATAGCTCCCCGGAGGAGGACAGCGAGCAGGAGGAGTGGCAAAGGAGCGAGTCCGGAGCCACGTCCAGCGACGACAGCCGCTCCGTCACCCGCAGAAAGCGCTCTTTTCTGGGAGGCGACGAAACGTCCTCGTcttcgtcctcgtcctcgtcctcgagCACTGCGAAGGAgcgagacgacgacgacgacgacggcggcggcggcggcggccatgATGCGGGGGAGAAGGAGGCGACGACCCAGCCGAAGAGGATGGTGCAGCCCAGGAAGCGGTGCAGGGTGCAGCGGCACGACGATTCGGACTCGGACCGTGCGGATGAGAAGcggagagaggaggaggagaaggcgaAGAGGAGACAGAGACACAACAAGCTGCTGGCGCTGTCCCGCAGGATGAAGGCCCGCCTTCCCAGCCGACGGAGGAACCGCGTGAAACAG cctGAGGACGAATCAAAAGAAGTGGAAGACGGGGCTCACGGAGAGGAGGATGGAGGAAATAATGGCAAGGCTGAAGCTTCGGGTGGAGATGGAgcagagaaagaagaagaagaggagaaagaggaagaggcggTGAAGGAATAG